Proteins from one Balaenoptera musculus isolate JJ_BM4_2016_0621 chromosome 7, mBalMus1.pri.v3, whole genome shotgun sequence genomic window:
- the LOC118897770 gene encoding LOW QUALITY PROTEIN: lanC-like protein 2 (The sequence of the model RefSeq protein was modified relative to this genomic sequence to represent the inferred CDS: inserted 1 base in 1 codon; substituted 2 bases at 2 genomic stop codons), producing MSRRLKLQLGGDADMEERAFPNPFPDYEAAAXTAEELPCARPQLTRDELGLPFHSDGKIINNFTRRIQTKIKDLLQQMEEGLKTADPHDCSAYTGWTGISLLYLQLYRVTCDQTYLLRSLDYVKRTLRNLNGRRVTFLCGDAGPLAVGAVVYHKLKSDCESQECITKLLQLQRAVVCRDSDLPDELLQGXAGYLYALLYVSTEMGLGAVCGSAVKEVVDAIIESGKALSREEKXAERCPLLYQWHRKQYVGAAHGMAGIYYMLMQPAAKVDQETLTEMVKPSIDYMRHKRFRSGNYPSSLSNETDRPVHWCHGVPGVIHMLMQAYKVFKEEKYLKDTMERSDVIWQQGLLRKGYGICHGTAGNGYSFLSLYHLTRDKKYLYRACKFAEWCLEYGTHGCRIPDRPYSLFEGP from the exons ATGTCCCGGAGGCTTAAGTTGCAGTTGGGCGGGGACGCGGATATGGAAGAGCGGGCGTTCCCCAACCCCTTCCCGGACTACGAAGCCGCCG GCACGGCCGAGGAGCTGCCATGTGCTCGCCCCCAGCTCACTCGCGACGAGCTCGGCCTCCCCTTCCACAGCGATGGGAAGATTATTAATAATTTCACAAGGCGGATCCAGACCAAAATTAAAGATCTTCTACAGCAAATGGAAGAAGGGCTGAAGACAGCAGATCCACATGATTGCTCTGCTTATACTGGTTGGACAGGCATATCCCTTTTGTACCTGCAGTTGTACCGGGTCACATGTGACCAGACCTATTTGCTCAGATCCCTGGATTACGTAAAGAGAACACTTCGGAATCTGAATGGCCGGAGGGTCACTTTCCTCTGTGGAGATGCTGGGCCCTTGGCCGTCGGAGCTGTGGTATATCATAAACTCAAAAGTGATTGCGAGTCCCAGGAATGCATCACAAAACTTTTGCAACTCCAGAGAGCCGTCGTCTGCCGAGATTCAGACCTTCCCGACGAGCTGCTTCAGGGCTAGGCAGGCTATCTGTATGCCTTACTCTACGTGAGCACGGAGATGGGGCTGGGCGCCGTGTGTGGGTCAGCTGTCAAAGAGGTAGTCGATGCTATTATTGAATCGGGCAAGGCTTTGTCAAGGGAAGAAAAGTAGGCCGAGCGCTGTCCCCTGTTGTATCAGTGGCACAGGAAGCAGTATGTTGGAGCAGCCCATGGCATGGCCGGAATCTACTACATGTTAATGCAGCCAGCAGCAAAAGTGGACCAAGAAACCTTGACAGAAATGGTGAAACCTAGTATTGACTATATGCGCCACAAAAGATTCCGATCTGGGAACTATCCGTCATCCCTAAGCAATGAGACAGACCGACCGGTGCACTGGTGTCACGGGGTCCCCGGTGTCATCCACATGCTCATGCAGGCGTACAAGGTTTTTAAGGAGGAGAAGTACTTGAAGGACACCATGGAGCGCAGCGATGTGATTTGGCAGCAAGGTTTGCTGCGGAAGGGCTATGGGATCTGCCATGGGACCGCTGGGAACGgctactctttcctttccctttaccACCTCACGCGGGATAAAAAGTACCTCTACCGCGCTTGCAAGTTTGCAGAATGGTGCCTAGAATATGGAACACATGGTTGCCGCATTCCTGACAGACCCTATTCTCTCTTTGAAGGCCCCTAG